From the genome of Alteromonas stellipolaris:
GTACGATTTCGAAACGTTCGGTACCAGTGGTCAAAAAGATTTACCTTGTCAGTTCGCCGCTATTAGAACCGATCTGGATTTTAATATTATTGGTAAGCCCATTAATATCATGAGCGCCATCGCTAACGATTACTTGCCCCACCCTGAAGCCTGTTTGGTTACCGGCATTACGCCTCAACAAACCTTACGTGACGGCTCGAACGAAGCTGATTTTGCCAAACGTATTTATGAAGAAATGTCGACCCCCAACACCTGTAGTTTGGGGTTTAATAGCATACGCTTCGATGATGAAGTCGCTCGTTTCTTGTTTTACCGAAACTTCTATGACCCTTATTCCAGAGAATGGCGAAATGGAAATAGCCGATGGGATATTATAGATTTAGCGCGAGCATGCTATGCACTTCGCCCTGATGGCATAAACTGGCCAGCTCGTGAAGATGGTACGCCTAGCTTCAAGCTAGAACACTTAACCAAAGAAAACGGCATAAGTCATGAGAACGCTCACGATGCATTAAGTGACGTTCACGCCACTATCGCCTTAGCAAAGCTCATTAAAGAAAAGCAGCCTAGATTATTCGAATACGCTTATTCGCTTCGTAGTAAGCATAATGTGGCTAACCAGTTTGATTTAACTAAGCCTTCCGTTTTGTTGCATATTTCAGCTAAGTTGCCTGCTAGCCAAGGGTGTTGTACGTGGATAATGCCTGTTGCTAAACACCCTACCAACAGTAACGCAATTATTGCCGTAGACTTGTCAAAGCCTATCGATAGCTTACTTAACGATTCTCCTGAAGAGATAAAAGCCAAACTTTACGCGCGCTATGAGCCTGGCAGTGATGCCAATAGTTTGCGCCCTGGGTTGAAGCTCATTCATATTAACCGCTCTCCTTTTGTGACTACTGCAAAAGCAATGACAGAAGATAACGCGCATAGATTAGGGTTAGACAGAGATGCCTGCCTTGAAAATTACCGTATTTTGGCGCAAGAGCGTGACTTAGGCATGAAGTTGTCAAAAGTGTATGAAAACGACGCAGATGATAAAGAGCAAGATATCGATCATGCCCTTTATAGCGGAGGTTTTTTAAGTACTGAAGATCGCCATTGGTGCGATAAAGTACTGGAATCAAGCCCAGAACAACTTGGCGCCTTATCTGAAGACACTCAGCATGTAGGCCTTAGGGCTTTATTGTTTAGATATAGAGCGCGTAATTACCCGTCAACACTTACCTATGATGAAACGCTGAAGTGGCAACGACATCGACAAGAGCGTTTAACCGACTCCACTTCACCAGCATCGATTACGCTTGAGCATTATATGAGCACGTTAGAACGCCTTGCCCATGAACATGTTGATAATCCCGAAAAACAAGCGATATTAAGAGCATTATTTCAATATGCCGAAAACCTTTGACGAGACGCAACGAATCGCATTACATTAAACTTATGTCTAATGCATTATTGTAATCACAATAATGCATAAACACGCTTAAGTCTGCAGCGTTAAGGTCGATATTGACTATAGAAAAGTAAGCAAGACGGCTCAAAGGATGAATGTAGTAATGAACGGCGTAACCATAAGCTTTGATAAAACAAGAACTCATATAAACCTGACGCTAAACCCTTCAGAGTTTTCTAAAGAAATAGATATACGCCAAGTAAAAGCCG
Proteins encoded in this window:
- the sbcB gene encoding exodeoxyribonuclease I; its protein translation is MHEPSFLWYDFETFGTSGQKDLPCQFAAIRTDLDFNIIGKPINIMSAIANDYLPHPEACLVTGITPQQTLRDGSNEADFAKRIYEEMSTPNTCSLGFNSIRFDDEVARFLFYRNFYDPYSREWRNGNSRWDIIDLARACYALRPDGINWPAREDGTPSFKLEHLTKENGISHENAHDALSDVHATIALAKLIKEKQPRLFEYAYSLRSKHNVANQFDLTKPSVLLHISAKLPASQGCCTWIMPVAKHPTNSNAIIAVDLSKPIDSLLNDSPEEIKAKLYARYEPGSDANSLRPGLKLIHINRSPFVTTAKAMTEDNAHRLGLDRDACLENYRILAQERDLGMKLSKVYENDADDKEQDIDHALYSGGFLSTEDRHWCDKVLESSPEQLGALSEDTQHVGLRALLFRYRARNYPSTLTYDETLKWQRHRQERLTDSTSPASITLEHYMSTLERLAHEHVDNPEKQAILRALFQYAENL